One window of the Gimesia chilikensis genome contains the following:
- a CDS encoding methionine adenosyltransferase, protein MEHFHLESLGPLTTAEKAVEFVERKGIGHPDTICDGIAEAISISLSQSYLQWAGRILHHNIDKGLLVAGHTEPELGGGVVHTPMRLVIGDRATSEWEGHRISVEEIALESAREWIKAHLPLVNTETHVVFQNELRAGSAELTDIFSRARLLSNDTSAAVGFAPLTETEQLVLESERFLNTEEFKLKYPETGQDVKVMGVRRDKHLQLTLAVAIVDRYIEEVQYYFDRKKELADELTAFLEPQLKTLDGVDLALNTLDNPERGMDGMYLTVLGTSAEAADGGQVGRGNRVNGLITLNRPMSAEAAAGKNPFSHVGKIYNVLCHQLAQQIYDELEPVKEVIVRMCSQIGHEISEPWMVSTEVVLSEGVELKEVEEPIQKIIDRQLRNMEDFVRRLASGEFPVY, encoded by the coding sequence ATGGAACATTTTCACCTGGAATCACTGGGACCACTTACGACCGCTGAGAAAGCGGTGGAATTCGTGGAGCGGAAGGGGATCGGTCATCCGGATACGATCTGTGATGGCATTGCGGAAGCGATTTCGATCTCGCTGTCACAAAGCTATTTGCAGTGGGCGGGACGGATTTTGCATCACAATATCGATAAAGGGTTGCTGGTGGCGGGACATACGGAGCCCGAACTGGGAGGCGGAGTCGTCCATACGCCGATGCGACTGGTGATTGGAGATCGCGCGACCTCTGAGTGGGAAGGGCATCGAATTTCCGTGGAAGAGATTGCACTGGAAAGTGCCCGGGAGTGGATCAAAGCGCATCTGCCTCTGGTCAATACCGAGACACATGTGGTGTTTCAAAATGAGCTGCGCGCCGGTTCCGCAGAGCTGACAGACATCTTCTCGCGAGCGCGGCTGTTATCGAATGACACTTCAGCGGCGGTCGGTTTTGCACCGCTCACCGAGACTGAGCAACTGGTGCTGGAGTCGGAGCGGTTCCTTAATACCGAGGAATTCAAACTGAAGTATCCGGAGACGGGACAGGATGTGAAGGTGATGGGGGTGCGCAGAGACAAACATCTGCAGCTGACCCTGGCGGTGGCGATCGTCGACAGGTACATCGAGGAAGTGCAGTATTACTTCGACCGGAAAAAGGAACTGGCGGACGAGCTGACGGCATTTCTGGAACCGCAGCTCAAAACACTGGACGGCGTGGATCTGGCGCTCAACACCCTGGATAATCCGGAGCGGGGGATGGACGGCATGTATCTGACCGTGCTGGGAACCTCAGCCGAGGCTGCCGACGGTGGTCAGGTGGGACGAGGTAATCGAGTGAACGGTTTGATTACGCTGAATCGTCCGATGAGTGCAGAAGCGGCGGCGGGGAAGAATCCTTTCAGCCATGTGGGGAAGATTTATAATGTGTTGTGTCATCAACTGGCGCAGCAGATTTATGACGAACTGGAACCGGTCAAGGAAGTGATCGTGCGGATGTGCAGCCAGATTGGTCATGAGATCAGCGAGCCGTGGATGGTGAGCACGGAAGTGGTACTGAGCGAGGGAGTCGAACTCAAGGAGGTGGAAGAGCCGATTCAGAAGATTATCGATCGGCAACTGAGAAACATGGAAGATTTTGTCAGACGACTGGCCAGCGGAGAATTCCCGGTTTACTGA
- a CDS encoding PAC2 family protein, whose product MNLIDGVQELKSPWMIAVWPGMGNVGLTAGYYLMAKLGMELLSEYSPPELFDIDYVEVERGVIHTGARPRSRFFLWKDPEEQHDLVVLIGEAQPQFGKYSYCKKMISYAQDLGIERVFTFAAMATGMHPEHESRVFAAVTDSEDLKEMRVNNLEILQEGNISGLNGILLGAAADKGLSGTCLLGEMPHIFSQLPFPKASLAVLKAFRLISGIEIETSELVEQAETMEKKLGELLSQVEKSMGEKAEQPEQSESFEESLQPEMPEQPKLTPGEEQRIEQLFEEAKQNRSKAYVLKQELDRLEVFADYEDRFLDLFKNRG is encoded by the coding sequence ATGAATTTGATTGATGGCGTTCAGGAATTGAAATCGCCGTGGATGATTGCTGTCTGGCCCGGGATGGGAAACGTGGGACTGACCGCGGGATACTATCTGATGGCCAAACTGGGAATGGAACTGCTTTCCGAGTATTCCCCGCCTGAGCTGTTCGACATCGATTATGTCGAAGTCGAACGGGGAGTGATTCATACGGGGGCCCGACCGCGGAGTCGTTTTTTTCTGTGGAAAGATCCAGAGGAACAGCACGACCTGGTCGTGCTGATCGGAGAAGCCCAGCCTCAGTTCGGCAAATATTCCTACTGCAAGAAGATGATTTCGTATGCACAGGACCTGGGGATCGAGCGGGTCTTTACGTTCGCGGCGATGGCCACCGGGATGCATCCGGAACATGAGTCGCGTGTATTTGCAGCCGTGACGGATTCGGAAGATCTCAAGGAGATGCGGGTGAATAACCTCGAGATTCTGCAGGAAGGAAATATCAGCGGACTGAACGGGATTCTGCTGGGGGCCGCTGCGGACAAGGGATTGAGTGGAACGTGTCTATTGGGAGAGATGCCGCATATTTTTTCTCAGTTACCGTTCCCGAAAGCGTCGCTGGCCGTATTGAAAGCGTTTCGGTTGATCTCGGGAATTGAGATCGAAACCAGTGAGCTGGTCGAGCAGGCCGAGACGATGGAGAAGAAGCTGGGGGAATTGCTCTCTCAGGTCGAAAAGTCGATGGGTGAGAAGGCGGAGCAGCCCGAACAGTCGGAATCGTTCGAGGAGTCGTTGCAGCCTGAAATGCCCGAACAGCCGAAGTTGACGCCGGGAGAGGAACAGCGGATCGAGCAGCTGTTCGAGGAAGCGAAGCAGAACCGATCCAAAGCGTATGTGCTCAAACAGGAACTGGATCGCCTGGAGGTCTTCGCAGACTATGAAGACCGTTTTCTGGATCTATTTAAAAATCGTGGCTGA